The following coding sequences lie in one Drosophila sulfurigaster albostrigata strain 15112-1811.04 chromosome 2R, ASM2355843v2, whole genome shotgun sequence genomic window:
- the LOC133838722 gene encoding cGMP-specific 3',5'-cyclic phosphodiesterase, with protein MSNRNLLIAVAAVAALICLCTADVSHINHKPPQDVLVPFNDLLPPPLEESSTTEATTAATAAASTTTPATKPTKKSYYQQLAKSKDAHHYQTEEKASAKSQPVIQLALDLLPPFAEAPEQPQIEDVHTTTHQPLVSSRPTPTATTKKSVPLVAKPQPIPQRQFVPQPQPHQQPHPQQLHARVSRPNSIAHSAAASSIVPVKSSISSDLITQYLTNFQFTTRRPSRGALPTLTPFPNHIKK; from the exons ATGTCGAATCGAAAT TTATTAATCGCAGTTGCCGCCGTCGCCGCACTGATTTGCCTCTGCACGGCCGATGTGTCCCACATAAATCATAAGCCGCCTCAGGACGTATTGGTGCCATTCAATGATTtattgccgccgccgctggaGGAGTCCTCCACTAcggaagcaacaacagcagcaacagcagcagcctcgACAACAACGCCAGCAACAAAGCCCACGAAAAAATCATACTATCAGCAGCTGGCCAAGAGCAAGGATGCCCACCACTACCAAACCGAGGAGAAGGCTAGCGCGAAGAGTCAGCCAGTGATACAGTTAGCTTTGGATTTACTGCCACCCTTCGCCGAAGCACCAGAGCAGCCACAAATTGAAGATGTTCACACCACAACACATCAGCCACTTGTTAGCAGCCGGCCAACACCAACCGCAACCACTAAGAAGAGTGTACCGCTTGTTGCAAAGCCGCAGCCTATCCCACAGCGTCAGTTTGTgccacagccgcagccgcaTCAACAGCCACATCCACAGCAGTTGCATGCACGTGTGTCACGACCCAATAGCATTGCCCActcagctgctgcttcctCAATAGTCCCAGTGAAGTCGAGTATCTCGTCCGATCTCATCACGCAATATCTCACAAACTTTCAGTTCACAACGCGGCGACCTTCTCGCGGTGCTTTGCCAACGCTGACGCCGTTTCCCaatcatattaaaaaatag
- the LOC133837149 gene encoding uncharacterized protein LOC133837149 isoform X1 yields MSGSNEAIVPLAGLKPHVQPWEMLKWSNSQLCSMYTDWGIYYERTGNLPASMRYLNKAMDLDPNDTSALRRRAHVKRMQGRAPAALLDCSFAKAILRNNNPKGFDHKVNLEVCDSLYESNKLENALRSLHHNMRLFSYSKVQPVQNRLTVITENINDALSDATSPAAHRLINKMMHMKEGNRITKSSKPACDVLSILETEQEFLVPLEKSRRKRQFKIYNERYLDKFWQDVGFLKELRENPNLLIDQFSESSANLKSMAEDSYKIARTFTKMLHTRCPMYCRNAGKNELYQQENLFRIQYQTRRNMFKILRTIRNLIRSNKMNKLTKFVDEVMGNYVTVKTNRIMPWKFEFVNEVYNYLGLARINEYKIPTDMKILGGRQRLMKLFKIPTELDLSRQNKYENIFLRRQFVVDPKTEKFKKLSARYEYRMRFAKYPIERSYLYHEYAQAHLNINSFDACCLLARKSIDEALRCNSYVWAVLSALVACKAHTILGKVEKQKEMLNEAFRLAKKLKSIDLCLFIDICLKVNTEEIDLKKHMVTPDGSIRKRSRRSGSSSEVTPSESSLEAI; encoded by the exons atgtccGGAAGTAACGAGGCAATCGTACCTTTAGCCGGATTAAAGCCTCATGTTCAGCCATGGGAAATGCTTAAATGGTCCAATAGTCAGTTGTGCAGTATGTATACAGATTGGGGCATCTATTACGAGCGTACGGGCAATCTTCCAGCAAGCATGCGATATTTGAATAAGGCTATGGACTTAGACCCCAATGATACTAGCGCTTTGAGAAGACGAGCTCATGTGAAAAGGATGCAGGGACGAGCGCCAGCTGCTCttcttgactgtagctttgcCAAAG CAATCTTGAGAAATAACAATCCAAAAGGATTTGACCATAAAGTTAACTTGGAGGTTTGCGATTCACTATACGAATCGAACAAACTTGAGAATGCTTTGCGTAGCCTTCACCATAATATGAGGCTATTTAGTTATTCCAAAGTACAACCAGTGCAAAACCGCTTGACTGTG ATCACGGAAAACATCAATGATGCGCTTTCAGATGCCACATCGCCAGCTGCTCATCGTCTTATTAACAAGATGATGCATATGAAAGAAGGTAACAGAATAACAAAATCCTCGAAGCCTGCATGCGATGTGCTTAGCATTTTGGAAACTGAG CAAGAGTTTCTTGTGCCTCTGGAGAAGAGCAGACGCAAACGTCAGTTTAAGATCTACAATGAAAGATATTTGGACAAATTCTGGCAAGATGTTGGCTTCCTTAAGGAATTGCGCGAAAATCCGAATCTCTTGATAGATCAATTTTCCGAGTCGTCAGCAAACTTAAAGTCGATGGCGGAGGATAGTTACAAAATAGCGCGAACATTTACC AAAATGTTACATACGCGTTGTCCAATGTATTGTCGCAATGCTGGTAAAAACGAACTGTATCAGCAAGAGAATCTTTTTCGCATTCAATATCAGACGCGACGAAACATGTTCAAGATACTGCGAACCATACGAAATCTAATCCGGTCTAACAAAATGAAC aaATTGACAAAGTTTGTTGATGAGGTCATGGGCAATTATGTGACAGTCAAAACAAATCGAATCATGCCCTGGAAATTTGAATTCGTTAATGAGGTCTACAACTACTTGGGTTTGGCCCGCATTAACGAATACAAAATTCCAACAGACATGAAAATTTTGGGTGGCCGACAGCGTCTAATGAAACTTTTTAAGATACCAACAGAACTAGATTTGAGCAGAcagaataaatatgaaaacatatttttaaggcggcaatttgttgttgatccaaaaacagaaaaattcAA aAAACTTTCTGCACGCTATGAGTATCGGATGAGATTTGCCAAGTATCCCATTGAACGCAGTTATCTTTACCATGAATACGCCCAGGCGCATTTAAACATTAATTCCTTCGATGCATGCTGTTTATTGGCCCGCAAGTCTATAGATG AAGCCCTTAGGTGCAATAGCTATGTTTGGGCCGTGTTGAGCGCTCTTGTGGCCTGTAAGGCACATACAATTCTTGGAAAGgttgaaaaacaaaaggaaatgcTCAACGAGGCATTTAGGCTGGCCAAAAAGCTGAAGAGCATTGATCTATGCCTGTTCATCGACATCTGTTTGAAGGTCAACACTGAGGAAATAGATCTCAAGAAACATATGGTGACACCCGATGGCAGTATAAGGAAGAGATCACGTCGTTCCGGCAGCAGTTCCGAGGTGACACCTTCGGAATCTTCACTGGAAgctatttaa
- the LOC133837149 gene encoding uncharacterized protein LOC133837149 isoform X2 has product MSGSNEAIVPLAGLKPHVQPWEMLKWSNSQLCSMYTDWGIYYERTGNLPASMRYLNKAMDLDPNDTSALRRRAHVKRMQGRAPAALLDCSFAKAILRNNNPKGFDHKVNLEVCDSLYESNKLENALRSLHHNMRLFSYSKVQPVQNRLTVITENINDALSDATSPAAHRLINKMMHMKEGNRITKSSKPACDVLSILETEQEFLVPLEKSRRKRQFKIYNERYLDKFWQDVGFLKELRENPNLLIDQFSESSANLKSMAEDSYKIARTFTKMLHTRCPMYCRNAGKNELYQQENLFRIQYQTRRNMFKILRTIRNLIRSNKMNKLTKFVDEVMGNYVTVKTNRIMPWKFEFVNEVYNYLGLARINEYKIPTDMKILGGRQRLMKLFKIPTELDLSRQNKYENIFLRRQFVVDPKTEKFKKLSARYEYRMRFAKYPIERSYLYHEYAQAHLNINSFDACCLLARKSIDGSKNPCKYTFYGAVAQRTIKIYTGSNEIQKLQAYWKKDFILKSNWEQ; this is encoded by the exons atgtccGGAAGTAACGAGGCAATCGTACCTTTAGCCGGATTAAAGCCTCATGTTCAGCCATGGGAAATGCTTAAATGGTCCAATAGTCAGTTGTGCAGTATGTATACAGATTGGGGCATCTATTACGAGCGTACGGGCAATCTTCCAGCAAGCATGCGATATTTGAATAAGGCTATGGACTTAGACCCCAATGATACTAGCGCTTTGAGAAGACGAGCTCATGTGAAAAGGATGCAGGGACGAGCGCCAGCTGCTCttcttgactgtagctttgcCAAAG CAATCTTGAGAAATAACAATCCAAAAGGATTTGACCATAAAGTTAACTTGGAGGTTTGCGATTCACTATACGAATCGAACAAACTTGAGAATGCTTTGCGTAGCCTTCACCATAATATGAGGCTATTTAGTTATTCCAAAGTACAACCAGTGCAAAACCGCTTGACTGTG ATCACGGAAAACATCAATGATGCGCTTTCAGATGCCACATCGCCAGCTGCTCATCGTCTTATTAACAAGATGATGCATATGAAAGAAGGTAACAGAATAACAAAATCCTCGAAGCCTGCATGCGATGTGCTTAGCATTTTGGAAACTGAG CAAGAGTTTCTTGTGCCTCTGGAGAAGAGCAGACGCAAACGTCAGTTTAAGATCTACAATGAAAGATATTTGGACAAATTCTGGCAAGATGTTGGCTTCCTTAAGGAATTGCGCGAAAATCCGAATCTCTTGATAGATCAATTTTCCGAGTCGTCAGCAAACTTAAAGTCGATGGCGGAGGATAGTTACAAAATAGCGCGAACATTTACC AAAATGTTACATACGCGTTGTCCAATGTATTGTCGCAATGCTGGTAAAAACGAACTGTATCAGCAAGAGAATCTTTTTCGCATTCAATATCAGACGCGACGAAACATGTTCAAGATACTGCGAACCATACGAAATCTAATCCGGTCTAACAAAATGAAC aaATTGACAAAGTTTGTTGATGAGGTCATGGGCAATTATGTGACAGTCAAAACAAATCGAATCATGCCCTGGAAATTTGAATTCGTTAATGAGGTCTACAACTACTTGGGTTTGGCCCGCATTAACGAATACAAAATTCCAACAGACATGAAAATTTTGGGTGGCCGACAGCGTCTAATGAAACTTTTTAAGATACCAACAGAACTAGATTTGAGCAGAcagaataaatatgaaaacatatttttaaggcggcaatttgttgttgatccaaaaacagaaaaattcAA aAAACTTTCTGCACGCTATGAGTATCGGATGAGATTTGCCAAGTATCCCATTGAACGCAGTTATCTTTACCATGAATACGCCCAGGCGCATTTAAACATTAATTCCTTCGATGCATGCTGTTTATTGGCCCGCAAGTCTATAGATG ggTCAAAGAACCCatgtaaatatacattttacgGGGCCGTTGCGCAAagaactataaaaatatatactggGTCAAACGAAATCCAAAAATTGCAAGCTTATTGGAAAAAggattttatattgaaaagtaACTGGGAGCAATAA